CGAGCGGGCTGTCTTTTTCGTTGTGCTGGATCAGCACCACTGGAATGCCGGATTGGCGAGCACGGGCGCTGAGGCCGTTGATGGAGTCGATCACCCGTTTGATGTCGTGGCACTCATATTCGCCTGTGCACAGGGCGCGCTGGACATCGATGATCAGCAATGCGGTGGTCATGGTGAGCCTTCCTTGATCGGTCCTTGAGACAGGGGCGGACGTGTGCCCGCCCCCTTTTTACCCTTCTCAGTAACCCAATGACAACCCGGTGTTGCGCCGTGGATCGTTGGCGCCGTAGAAGCGGTTCTTGCCGACCGGTTTACCGCCCAGCGACGGTGCGCCGACCAGAATCGCGGCGATGTGGTTGGCATCCTGCGGGCCGGCAAACTTATGGCCCCAGCTCTCGAGAATCTTCTTCGTGTCGGGGCTGGCGGCGTAGTCCTCGAGGTTGGTCTGTTCCGGCATCCACTGCTGGTGGAAACGCGGCGCATCGACCGCTTCCTGCAGGCCCATGCCGTAGTCAATGACATTGAGCATGGTCAGCAAGGTTGCCGTGATGATGCGGCTGCCACCCGGCGTGCCCACCACCATCACCACCTTGCCGTCCTTGGTGACGATGGTCGGGCTCATCGACGACAAGGGCGCCTTGCCGGGCGCGATGGCATTGGCTTCGCCCTGCACCAGGCCATACATGTTCGGCACGCCGACTTTCGAGGTGAAGTCGTCCATTTCATCGTTGAGGATTACCCCGGTCTTGCTCGCCATCACGCCTGCGCCGAACCAGTCGTTGAGGGTGTAGGTGACAGACACCGCGTTGCCCCATTTGTCGACGATCGAATAGTGCGTGGTGTTGCTGCCTTCGTGGGGCGCAACGCCGGGTTTGAGCTCCGCAGACACACCAGCCTTTTGCGGCTGGATCGCGTCACGCAGCTTGGTCGCATAGTTCTTGTCCAGCAGGTGTTCGATCGGATTCTTTACGAAATCCGGGTCGCCCAGATAGCTGTTGCGATCCACATAGGCGTGACGCATCGCCTCGATCTGATAGTGCATGCCCTGGGCCGAATGGAAGCCCAGATCCTTCATCGGGTAGCCTTCGAGAATGTTCATGATCTGGCAGATCACCACCCCGCCGGAGCTTGGCGGCGGCGCCGACACGACGTGATAACCGCGATAGTCGCACTCCACCGGAGCCAGTTCGCGGGTCTTGTATTTGTCGAGGTCGGCCTGGGTGATGATGCCCTTGTTGGCCTGGCTGGACGTGACGATCGCGTCGGCGACCCAGCCTTTATAGAAACCGTCCGCGCCTTTTTCGGAAATGGTGCGCAGGGTTTTACCGAGGTCCTTCTGCACCAGTTTCTGCCCGACCTGCATCGGCTCGCCGTTGCTCAGGAAGATCGAGCCGGAATCCTTGATGTCCTTCTTGAACACGTCGGTGGCGTAATCCAGCAGATCGACGTCACCCTGCTCCAGCTCAAAACCTTCTTCCGCCAGTTTGATCGCCGGGGCGATCATGTCCTTGCGCGGCTTAGTGCCGTACTTGGTCAGCGCCAGCTCCATGCCGGACACGGTGCCGGGAACGCCAACCGCGAGGTGACCACGGGTACTCAGGTCCGGAATGACGTTGCCCTGCTTGTCGAGGTACATGTCGGCCGTTGCGGCCAGCGGAGCTTTCTCCCGGAAGTCGAGGAAGGTCTTGCGTCCGTCCGCCAGTTGAATGGTCATGAAGCCACCACCACCGAGGTTGCCCGCTGCCGGGTAAACCACCGCCAGTGCGTAGCCTACGGCGACCGCCGCATCCACCGCATTGCCTCCACTTTTCAGCACATCGACACCCACATGGGTCGCCAGATGCTGGGCGGTGACCACCATGCCGTTTTCGGCGGCGACCGGTGCCACCGAGGCGGCGTGGGCCATGAGGCAGCTGAGCGCCAGTGAGGTCGCAATCAGCGATTTGGCAAAAGGTTCGTACTTCATGAGTCGGTCTCTTCTTTTTATAAGGTAGGAAAGCGCTTCAAGAGCATCAGCCAGTATGGTCGCGATTGCGGTTTGCGCCTCCCCGATCCGGCAGTATGCTGGGCGCTGTTGCCGACCCGATCCGGAGTTTTCCCCATGGCCTACACGTTCATCACCCTGCCCTCGCCCGTTGGCGAGTTGAAGCTGGTCGCGAACGGCTCACGACTGGCCGCCATCCTCTGGGAAAACGACAAACCGAACCGGGTTCGCCTCGGGCCGATGAGCGAAGCCCCGGACAATCCGGTATTGATGAAAACCGCCCGGCAACTGGAAGAATATTTTGCCGGAACGCGAAATGCGTTCGATCTGGAACTGGACTTTGCCGGCACCGAGTTCCAGAAAAAGGTCTGGGCCGCATTGCTGACCATCCCGTTTGGCGAAACCCGCACCTACAGCCAGATTGCCCACCA
The sequence above is a segment of the Pseudomonas sp. HS6 genome. Coding sequences within it:
- the ggt gene encoding gamma-glutamyltransferase, giving the protein MKYEPFAKSLIATSLALSCLMAHAASVAPVAAENGMVVTAQHLATHVGVDVLKSGGNAVDAAVAVGYALAVVYPAAGNLGGGGFMTIQLADGRKTFLDFREKAPLAATADMYLDKQGNVIPDLSTRGHLAVGVPGTVSGMELALTKYGTKPRKDMIAPAIKLAEEGFELEQGDVDLLDYATDVFKKDIKDSGSIFLSNGEPMQVGQKLVQKDLGKTLRTISEKGADGFYKGWVADAIVTSSQANKGIITQADLDKYKTRELAPVECDYRGYHVVSAPPPSSGGVVICQIMNILEGYPMKDLGFHSAQGMHYQIEAMRHAYVDRNSYLGDPDFVKNPIEHLLDKNYATKLRDAIQPQKAGVSAELKPGVAPHEGSNTTHYSIVDKWGNAVSVTYTLNDWFGAGVMASKTGVILNDEMDDFTSKVGVPNMYGLVQGEANAIAPGKAPLSSMSPTIVTKDGKVVMVVGTPGGSRIITATLLTMLNVIDYGMGLQEAVDAPRFHQQWMPEQTNLEDYAASPDTKKILESWGHKFAGPQDANHIAAILVGAPSLGGKPVGKNRFYGANDPRRNTGLSLGY
- a CDS encoding methylated-DNA--[protein]-cysteine S-methyltransferase, which gives rise to MAYTFITLPSPVGELKLVANGSRLAAILWENDKPNRVRLGPMSEAPDNPVLMKTARQLEEYFAGTRNAFDLELDFAGTEFQKKVWAALLTIPFGETRTYSQIAHQIGHPSAVRAVGAANGRNPISIIAPCHRVIGASGKLTGFAGGLEAKERLLTLEGGQWSDIGKTGDLF